The sequence aaattAATCtgtacaaatattaaaaaattaattaataaatactttgaataattcaatCCTTctgacgaaataaaaaattaaataataatgatagcggacattttaaataaataaaattcaaaaaattttaattttaaataattaaaaaaaaaagtcgtggCCATGATGAGCCAGATGAATGACAGAGGTGTCAACACTATGGAATTTATATAATCTCATATTACAATCAATTTAATTCATCATTTCCAAATACCTAACAAATGAATCAcacaattgataaaattatatacgtatgtgcatatatatttatatatgtgtgtatatatatatatataatttaattatcaacaataaaattaatcaatcaatcaattaattattacgtagcatagtaatagtaataataataataataataataataataataataataataataataataataataataataataataataataataatcatggaggtatttttaaaacacttAACATATAAAGTCAGAAAGTTACACAAACAAACAAAAGGACGGATTCGCCACAAATTTTTCATCttgtactttatttttattatcattttttttttaaaccatcataaataaatttaactttacgTCTTATAGTGTAAGTTAGCTGATAGAtcaagttattaattactgtatTTAAGGACTTACTCTAGAGAAGGATatagttaatgaaaaaaaaaaacggctttaaacaataaatagttttaaataaaaaaaaataagttacaaTATACACTTAACACAGAAACGTCCGTCTCAGTCTCTTACATTACATTAGTCCATAGCAGTTggagtagaaaaataaaaattactaacttTGCACATTCCTCGTAAGAGTGCGACACATGTTAAAAAAGGGGCCACAACTCTCTTACAATTTTCACATGATcactatctttttttttctttctttattttatttatttattttttttttttcattctgttTCACAAGATAAGTGTCTAAAGTGTCTATACATTTGTATGTCTTGTCATATAAATTTGgatgaataatatatacatatatgtgtgtatatatacatatatatacatatctacatgtgtgtatttataaaatatttaaacatattaaatatagaaatttattttaaaaaaactttctgtCAAAATTACGATTCTTAAccattcaaattttgataaataatatatatatatatatatttaagatgTAGagtttttatgttaaaaaaaatcttccagattgaaaattttaaataatattgaattgagctgacgtttaataatttttgaatttttctaaaaacgataaattataaaaaaaaaaatatttcaaaaaattgcactgttagtttttttaattttctacatgtgcatattttaacattttttttgtaattaattagtcgaaaaaaaattttgtaaatcattgtctgctaacttcagaatcataattttaaaacacttaagggaaaatataaaaactgattaattgttgaattaaaaagaattaaataattgtgtaattatcaataataacagagtaattgttttaaaaaaatatttaacagttGTTATGCTTAACTAGACGGGTATTTAATAGAGATaagatagaataaaaaaaaattacataattggagttataaaaaaaaaacataaggataagattaagaaaaaaaacggagaaagatatttttgaatttattattattattattattattattattattattattattattatgaataatttacttattcgTGGTTATCGTGTTATTTTACTACGCTCATGTTGGGGTTATATTTGTaaagataaaaacaaattatacaaaatatttcatattgaGGGAGTTAATCGATTCACTAAAAGTATAAGTTTATtcttattttgataaatatatacatatacttttttatttatctgtcAACTATCAGTTTTTGCAATAGGATATATGagttttatatgatttttttttttaggcaaAGTGGAATTGGTAAATAGTGTTCATTATTCGACGACGTCTGACAATATGCGAGGTCAGGGTGATGAAAGGAATGTAATTGGCTATGAAGAACTTATAAAAGATCAGAAAGATGATAAGGTTTTGATAATTGATGTTAGAGAGCAAAAAGAGATTGATGAAACTGGAAAGTTACCTGGAAGTATTCATATAcctagtaaatatatatttttatttatgatgaaaTCATGAGCCAACcaactactttttttatttttaaaaatcaaatacaatattcctaaaaactaaaaaaatttttaattttaaaactagaAAATTGTCGGAcgtatgatatttttaatatcgtttttatttttcaaaataaatgactcATTGAATGTTAATTGTTTTTAGTGGGTAATGTATTGAACACGTTGAACTTAACAgatgaagaatttaaaaaccaaTACGATAAACCAAAACCTGATAAGGATACCAAGATAGTATTGAGTTGTAGATCTGGAGTAAGGAGTGCTAATGTTCAACGAGAATTACTGAAACTTGGATATGAAAAGTAAATTACTCaatgatatattaataatattatataaattataatttattttaaatacaactTTCTTCaatgcaatttataatttttacagtgcGTATAATTACATCGGAGGTTGGTCTGAATGGGAAAGTAAACAAAAAGCAtaaattctaaatataaataattaaaatatttaatgaagttAATTACTTAAcataaaatctataattaacgagtaattatatacatgagcataatgtttaattaacctaataaattaaaaaaattttttatatacataatatacagctatttattttgttcttGTGCCAGCTTCTGGCTGACCATTTCCCTAAATTGTCCTAGGATGAGATTCTCACGTTTCTGACGTTCCTCTTTACTGAACATCGCCAGCGCACGTTTTTCGTCCGCTGAATAGATCTGGTTTTCTTTTCGTATTCGGACAGCTTCCATTCGCCGAtgtctacaaaaattaaattaattataaataaataattgaagatcTCTTTTCCAGACCTGCACCTGgaggtttaaatttttgccttcGTGAAAAATTGCGCATatgctaatttttatcatttgctTTCTCATGAGAGAAAAGACCGACTTTCTTTCCTCTAAGCAAGTCAGGAATTTAAACTCTCGGCACAGGTATGGtagaatttttctttattttgaaaatcacttgttaaaataaaccacaaaaatttctctctctctctcttatCAGTATTAGTTTCTTGcgcaattaattataattaataatgtgaCTATTATATACCTGCTACCACTCATGACGTATCCAACAGATTCATAAGAAGCGATTTCATCAGATGTAAGACCTATTTCACCACGACGTGGAATACGTTTGCCCTCAGCAATATAAGCAGCCATTGCAGCACCTTCACCAGGTAGCAAAGCTTTACCAAAGTCTTTAGCTGACAAAGTCACATGCTGTTTTTGTATCGGTCCAACAATACTCTCGTCACCGCTGTCATCAGAACTAGACCCTCGTCTCTTTTTACTTTTAGGCTGCTCACTACCTTTTTCCACCCACTGTACTTTACCATTCTCTTCACCAGACGATACTGAACTACTTGAACTACTCTCTGAATATTtacgttttctttttttgctcttctttttttcctttttcgcttttttttctttttttaattttttgcttttctataacaaaaaatattataattgacAGTaacaaaaactattatttataataatagaaaactaaataaaaatacttactttctttttgtcttttttatgtttcttaCGTCGCTCAGGTGAATGATCGTGTTTTTTGACAGCTATCTCGTCTTCATCATCAGAGCTATAAACAAAAAGTTTATCTAATAAACAAGTAAAtatctttgataaaaattatttttaggttagatggcaagtattttttatacaaattaacgcctgtataaatataattaaattttatataaattattaattaaaaacctaAACTTACTCTTCTATTCTTGTTGGTGATTTACCCCAAACACGACTTACACCAACTAAACCGATTTCTTCACGTTCTCGTCTACGTGCATccattttaaactttaaataaatatatactcaaACCATatgtaaaatgtttatttttaatattagttCTTATTATTCCCATGTGATTACACGGCGGCACCGAAAGTCgcggtaaaatttaaataatgaataaaaatttcatgataGTGAAGTCAGTCgaggtctaataattttttgattttttttaaatgataaattataaaaaaaaatatatttggaaaaattgcacctgtaatttttaaaattttctacaggtGCAtacttttagattttattttttgaaattgatttcttgtaaaaaattctaaggtTGTCAATTGTCTGTCAACTTCAGgaccataaaatttaattataaataaattaataatacaataaaaaataataaaatgttatttattatgttttcataattttttttcttttatttgtacATTTCCCATAGTCACACTAATTATACACTAATAAACAAAAAGATACACtatataaataagataataattataattaattaataatatatcagTTCTCAGGGTATTGGAAGTCTGTACGAGATTctcgtgataaaaaaattaataaaaaatagtacaaTAAATGTTTTGCGAATATCACATTAAAtagaattcaattaaaaaaaaaaaagaaacaaaagtaattattaatttttaattaataataataatgattttgtttgttttatattCTTGACAATTGTTGTAATAAATTAGAGGGTAAAATAGCTTCTAGTTTATCAAGAATGTAATAAAAAGGTAGGGAGAGCCAAGCGAGCATTGCTCTGGCGACGACACCCATGGTATCAGGATACTGATGAGTCAACAGAGCCAGCAAAGCTGTGAACGAGCACAATCCAGCAgtaaacaaaatgaaaaaggGCAACTCTTTCTTGGGATAAACACTGACGTCGTGAAATGAGGGTAATAGCTCTCGATCTGCACACTCGGTGCAAGTTGGGTACGGGTAAAAAAGGTGTCCACGTTCCAATGGATAAGGTAACATTCTAAAAGTCCCTTCCCACGTGCAGTGCAGAAGATTCAAAGCACCTTCCATTTGCTTCCAGTGcgataaatggaaaaatgcGTATGCAATAGCTTCGGAATCGCCGCGTTTTAATACATGTTCGGGTGGTAAAATAAGCGGTTTCATTTCCAATAGATACTTTGGTACATGAGGATTGAATTCAACAGCACGATGAATAGCTTCTACCGCAGACATCTCGGCAGTTGTTAATCCACGTTTGCTGGCTATGTCcggagaaaatttatcagcaaCCAGTCTTGCTTTTAGCAGAGCTGCTGTATAACATATTGTCGCTGATTTAGGCAAACTTATGTCGTCATATTTAGCTAAAACAGCTTGTACGTCTGCATACGCCTGCATCTCTAACAGTgcttctattaaattttcatgtatatttaatacattCATTATTGGAGGTACTTCTTTTGTTAAATCACGAAACATTTTAACAGCTTCTTTTAATTTACCGAGTTTCCTAGCACACATTGCTAGACGTCTTTTGATGTAAATTAATACATTGGTATCCCTTCTGTGTATCGCTTCAGCAGTAGCACCCTGATGCTGAGTATTTTGTGACtttctgtaattattttcagcAACTTTCAAAgcttgttttaaaattttttcagcttcaaGTATCGTCGTAGCTTCTTCTTCAGCAAGCAAAATATAAGCTGGCGCACATTCAGCATTATGTTCAAGCGCACTGTGGGCAGCTTTTATTCTCACCACGGGATTACGTTCACGCCAAGCTGTTTGCATGATCTCGTACTCAGCTTTACCGGTGTCGCCTTCGCATGTAAAAAATGTCTGATGGTCTTGTGCTGAAAGATTCATGTCATAATATGTTAAAGGTTCTTTATTTGTCGCCCAATAAAAACGTTGATACTCAGCACCGCGGAATAAATTTATCGGATTACGCCATACTTTACACTCTGGTACACTCTGCTGATTTGACGAATTATTtgtgttatttatatttggaTTATTGTTATCAGATCCACTGTCATTACCACCAATCCAAGGTGATATGTGATTCAAAGATACTTGTTCAATAAATGATGTCCCATATTTACGAAAGTACCAccattcaaatattaatatcaaccCGGATATTAATGATGATGTACCAGTTAGTGCAACGTAAAATTTAGGTGTCAGTGTGCTCAGGAACATTGTCGAGTCCCACATGCTTGTAAACAATAAggccatttatttatttaaataaataattaatttttttgtttttgtttatctTAGAGCTAAAACAGACAAAAAACACACAGGGTTAGATTGTTTTTGTTGTgtattttcaagtttattttatgGGGTTTAACACACACAGCTAATCATTTATCAACTATTCTagggaataattatttattaattggttGTTTATTCATGAgtgttgatttatttataattattacttaaaataatttaagtacgGTTGATTACATTGTTACACACGTAACATCGATCACTGAACTCAGCTTTTTTTCAACAGGATTACATACACATGCGGGAAATTCTTTTTACCATCGATATAGATATACAGAACAGCAAAGTTTCAATTACTGACTAAAGATGACTCGCGTAATCTCGTAACTTCTTAGAGTAATttatcctatttttttttttttttattcattttcgtATTGcggtatgaaaaatttgaatgaattttgtTGATATGATGAAATTAGAAGACAAactgtttgaaaataaaattattgatattgacGGTGCgtacgaaaataatttaaataaatatgtgatGATAACACTAGATGgcgatataaaaattttacagaaatcaattttatgattgaaatttttcaaattttgtaataaaaataaattagaaagtaattgataatactgacaaatatttaaatgtaaatttttgaattttatttcttaaattattaatttttttcttatcctaaaaatttttatgatataaacatgaaaataatgttttattgaTAAGACATGAAAGTAATATATCTAGTTTTAGAAAAACTACCGTGaatttccatatttttatacataaatagttatatatattaaaaaaaactgtattttattaataattaaattctattaaaGTCACTGCTGAATCAGTTCTTCCGTATCATTGTGGACATCACTAGCATCAGTTAACTTTTGTTCAGTGTTTGAGATTGAACTTTCGCCTGAAAACCCTCAGTAGCTTTCTGTGAGTTGTCTTGGGTTGATTTCAATTGtttgataacttttgttcTTAAATCATTTCGATTGTATTTCCacgcaaaatataaatttgtacgGAAATTTCCTCTTTCGTTCTTtctcaatttaaaatgatGGCAAAGATCCGAAAAAAGAGTCACATTTTGTGCTGGGTTGTCACCAATATCATCAGCTCGTTTCGTATACAATAAAATTGCAAAATAAGTCTTAGTTACATTgaatttcatacttttttattttgttatttgaaaataaatgatttcagTAGTATTCTAGATTAGAAGTAAATGACAAATAAggaattaaattagaaatttatatttcttgataatattttattataatatatttagtaccttttgtttaaaaatgattaataattcatgTGACAATGAAGCATCAGTATACAAAATTAGTTAGCTAACagtaatattatttagttaGTTTATATAAACGTactgaataatatatataattaattataaatcgttgtaattttaattaatctaaagacaaaaagttatatttgAATACCGCCACACAAGAAGTGTCAAAATATAGGGCGTATGCGCATGAGCAAATACCAACTATTCAAAACTTATGAACTTtggcttattttttatttattatgttgtCAGTgagtgatattttttaaaaacgtcaatatttattgaatcaaaatattatagtataatttaacttatttGTCATTACTAGATGACTTAtagaattcaattaataaaaaatatagctttcttaatttatatataagtgtatgaatttttatctataagagttttgtatatttgtttcattttttattgataaaataatattttcctatttatacgtcattataaaaatttgtaggaTGAGAggcaaattaaaattttttaaaactatacatGTAGTTTTTGATGAAATGAagacatggattttttttttattataataaaagaatataaatgGGTTAGTTTGatctttttttactaatacatatttttgaaaatgttgatttaagttttattttaaaaattaaaactccgaaaaaaagtaaaaatgcacgtaaaaataattcgaatataaatttattcccggttctaaaaattttttaaatcgttttcGCAGAGATATCGATTGTTGAAGTTTTCGATTGTCATATATCTGctgcattcacactcatttaattgaatactttttttaattttaactttcacATTTTAACAattcgtaaatttaaattaccaacCCATTTTCATTTAAAGTAAGCATTCAtggttataaaattttaataattaaattataatatttattttgaaccctaccgcgattttttattttttatttaaaaagtagtcaaaacgaaaatatttatttaaatgtcagCGGGTTGAATTTCATTGGCCGGAGTGTACGGAAGTTAAAATACAAACCGGAAGTGATGACTATACGtcaaaaaaatactgataataataataataattcttaattttttttttttttatatcccaATGGCTGCCAACTCATCACGATGTTGACAGACGTACGTGGTTGACATTGTTAGCAATAGTACTAAGAACAATATACttgtaataacaaaaaaagtgtaaaaattaatttaaatagagcGCAATTTGTCTatagtaatatataataagtagactgttaataatataaataacgtTAAAATGAAATCAGTGTTTTATTGTGTAGTGGCGTTACTATTAATAGTAATAGCCGATGTACAGAGTATAATGTTTGAATTACAGCCGAGTGCTAGAAAATGTTTAAAAGAAGAAATACAGGCACAAGTATTGGTTTCTGGTGAATACCAAGTATCCGAAGCTCCAGGGCAACGTGTTGACTACGTGGTAAAtatcattattcattttttaatttacttattttttgattacGTCAACATAATCTTTAAGGTTAACTACTGGTTAACTAACCTGCAATATGGTTCAAttgttcattaaaatattaattatattatttattaccaatTATTACAGGTAAAAGATTCTAAAGGCCATATACTGTCACAAAAAGAAGATATTcctcatgaaaaaaatttaaagttttcatTCGTTACTGAAAATCATGATACCTTAGAAATTTGTTTCACTTCACATTTACCAGCTCGTtagtattcatttattatattttatatttattatcataagttaatttgttaatttaattacattattttatagatcAACGAGGCATGAAACaagacattttattaataactaaacaTGGTATCGAAGCTAAAAACTACGAAGcggtaagttttaaaaataaaactatactattttaaattaatataataaagtaaatgtgTTTTTATAAGTCATAAAaacagatatttttattgttttcttcttttttatgtGAACTTATTCGGGCGCTCAGATGGTAAATGAAATTTGCTAATTTCTTTTGCTTGTGTGTTcactattattgtttattattactattattattattattgtatttgatttttttatttattgataataacaCTACACATAAATTGACTGCTACCTCGTTGACCCAATGTACTTTCTTTTTGTTTAGTTATTTACGTGACgtgttatttttatgttttatactAATAGATTTTGAgatgtttttgataaattaaattaagaattttactaaatatttatattattatttcaatcaaTAGCTCGGTGAAGCTGCAAAATTGAAGCCTATTGAAATTGAATTGAAGCGTCTAGAAGATTTATCTGAGAGTATTTTTCAAGATTTCGCGAGAATGCCCCAAAGAGAAGAAGAAATGAGAGCTACAAATGGTATgctcttattattaatattattattattattaattgattaaataattactgaaaaattattaataattatttattatttttcagagcAAACAAACTCACGTGTGTTGTACTTTAGTATATTTTCAATGTGCTGTCTTTTAGGTTTAGCAACTtggcaaatattttatttaagacgTTTCTTCAgagctaaaaaattaatagagtgagcttagaataattataagtcTTCCGTGATTAAGcgtattttttcatcaatttataaaattatgtatcaaAGACACGTAAATTTAAACGATgcgcaaataaataaatatcttaaatcttaaataataaattaattcaagagAAGACTTAAAAGTCATATTTTTCAGAGTGATTAGAATGTaaacgtaatttaaattaaaaaggaaAATTCATTGTACAAAATAACTGTTCTGCCATTTTTCACCTTGTCACTCACgttttttattacacaatcAATTGTAACTTTGGATAAAGTATAgtccaattaaatttttaatctgctgaatttaaataattatgactattaatttaaactgtaaataattgaaaagtatttgatttttgaatttattgatattgatttattttttttgtaccttTCATACGACtttgttttttgtattcaaagaatttaattctttaaaaaacaaattatttaaatatattagttaaatataattaaaacaaaatacttttcaattcataataacTGGcgatattgtaattaataaataattattaattttaagatggtttattattattgcattaatataatttaaatataaaataaatttttcaaaaattttaatttaattgtttatttcaaattaatataagctaatatttgttttttaattaatcattacttggcagaaattttatttcatttatatattttttttcagaataaaCAACTAGCGCCATACAATAATGGAACCACATTGTCGcgaaaattacaatttcaaatgtaaataattttcataaatatttttatttaaatgtcagaaaaattcaatcgtTTTTTTTGCCTTCTCAATAAGAACATAGTCGtgtgttttttcgattcttcaaatataattgttaaaaCTTCTCAAGTAGCACAGAGACAACTCTAATAACCACTTTAActtgaaattgacagtaatttgacgattgaaattattttacatttttggaCGTTAAATTGAATTCTAATGCGGATAGtaattttatgtcaaattGTATATCAAGTTGGGTACAAAttgtcgtcaaaaacggaaaagcccgaagttgacggacatttggcgaaaaattcaaggaaacttttgctaagCAAACTATGCTATTAGGGTAAACTTAAAAATGTCTTTAAAAAAGACAAGATAAATTCGGGTTTTGTCTCAAAgccaaattatatatatataaataagacatACAGATGTTCGTGCCCGGAGTTTTGGGAAATTCTACTTCTTTTTCCCGTCctaaaaagtaatttcaattataaaatcgtTTAGATGACTCAGGTGACC comes from Microplitis demolitor isolate Queensland-Clemson2020A chromosome 8, iyMicDemo2.1a, whole genome shotgun sequence and encodes:
- the LOC103573112 gene encoding rhodanese domain-containing protein CG4456 isoform X2, which produces MNNIYIYVCIYTYIYISTCKVELVNSVHYSTTSDNMRGQGDERNVIGYEELIKDQKDDKVLIIDVREQKEIDETGKLPGSIHIPMGNVLNTLNLTDEEFKNQYDKPKPDKDTKIVLSCRSGVRSANVQRELLKLGYENAYNYIGGWSEWESKQKA
- the LOC103573110 gene encoding protein ST7 homolog codes for the protein MALLFTSMWDSTMFLSTLTPKFYVALTGTSSLISGLILIFEWWYFRKYGTSFIEQVSLNHISPWIGGNDSGSDNNNPNINNTNNSSNQQSVPECKVWRNPINLFRGAEYQRFYWATNKEPLTYYDMNLSAQDHQTFFTCEGDTGKAEYEIMQTAWRERNPVVRIKAAHSALEHNAECAPAYILLAEEEATTILEAEKILKQALKVAENNYRKSQNTQHQGATAEAIHRRDTNVLIYIKRRLAMCARKLGKLKEAVKMFRDLTKEVPPIMNVLNIHENLIEALLEMQAYADVQAVLAKYDDISLPKSATICYTAALLKARLVADKFSPDIASKRGLTTAEMSAVEAIHRAVEFNPHVPKYLLEMKPLILPPEHVLKRGDSEAIAYAFFHLSHWKQMEGALNLLHCTWEGTFRMLPYPLERGHLFYPYPTCTECADRELLPSFHDVSVYPKKELPFFILFTAGLCSFTALLALLTHQYPDTMGVVARAMLAWLSLPFYYILDKLEAILPSNLLQQLSRI
- the LOC103573112 gene encoding rhodanese domain-containing protein CG4456 isoform X3 — translated: MRGQGDERNVIGYEELIKDQKDDKVLIIDVREQKEIDETGKLPGSIHIPMGNVLNTLNLTDEEFKNQYDKPKPDKDTKIVLSCRSGVRSANVQRELLKLGYENAYNYIGGWSEWESKQKA
- the LOC103573111 gene encoding NKAP family protein CG6066; this translates as MDARRREREEIGLVGVSRVWGKSPTRIEDSDDEDEIAVKKHDHSPERRKKHKKDKKKKSKKLKKEKKAKKEKKKSKKRKRKYSESSSSSSVSSGEENGKVQWVEKGSEQPKSKKRRGSSSDDSGDESIVGPIQKQHVTLSAKDFGKALLPGEGAAMAAYIAEGKRIPRRGEIGLTSDEIASYESVGYVMSGSRHRRMEAVRIRKENQIYSADEKRALAMFSKEERQKRENLILGQFREMVSQKLAQEQNK
- the LOC103573109 gene encoding transmembrane emp24 domain-containing protein bai — its product is MKSVFYCVVALLLIVIADVQSIMFELQPSARKCLKEEIQAQVLVSGEYQVSEAPGQRVDYVVKDSKGHILSQKEDIPHEKNLKFSFVTENHDTLEICFTSHLPAHQRGMKQDILLITKHGIEAKNYEALGEAAKLKPIEIELKRLEDLSESIFQDFARMPQREEEMRATNEQTNSRVLYFSIFSMCCLLGLATWQIFYLRRFFRAKKLIE
- the LOC103573112 gene encoding rhodanese domain-containing protein CG4456 isoform X1, translated to MNNLLIRGYRVILLRSCWGYICKDKNKLYKIFHIEGVNRFTKSKVELVNSVHYSTTSDNMRGQGDERNVIGYEELIKDQKDDKVLIIDVREQKEIDETGKLPGSIHIPMGNVLNTLNLTDEEFKNQYDKPKPDKDTKIVLSCRSGVRSANVQRELLKLGYENAYNYIGGWSEWESKQKA